A single window of Tenericutes bacterium MZ-XQ DNA harbors:
- a CDS encoding thioredoxin — protein sequence MVKQLKTKDFKKEVLESDVPVLVDFWAKWCSPCLRVAPILDELSKEVEGKAKICKLEVDEEYEIADEYEIMSIPTIVVFVNGEIKEQVIGVQSKQSLLKLLGL from the coding sequence ATGGTAAAACAATTAAAAACTAAAGATTTTAAAAAGGAAGTTCTTGAAAGTGATGTTCCTGTACTTGTTGATTTTTGGGCAAAATGGTGCAGCCCTTGTTTAAGAGTTGCTCCAATATTAGATGAACTAAGTAAGGAAGTCGAAGGTAAAGCAAAGATTTGTAAACTAGAAGTCGATGAAGAGTATGAAATTGCCGATGAATACGAAATCATGAGTATACCAACTATTGTTGTATTCGTTAATGGAGAGATTAAAGAGCAAGTGATCGGTGTTCAATCGAAACAATCACTACTAAAATTACTAGGCCTATGA